GTAAAAGAGACATTGAATATAGTTTCTAGTGGTTtagataaaaagcatttcaaaagctTCAGCAATTTTGTTGGAATACTAAATGGGCCACAAGCTTTTCTTATATCGAGGGTCGAAATTACTTGTTCAATTTCATTAGATGTAACTGGTAAAAGATAAAAGCTGTTGGGTTTCTGTGGGGGTAAGGAGGAAAGTGGTGATTTAGAAGCTGGTGGGATAGAATTGGCTAGTTTACTACCAATGTTAGCAAAGAAATCATTAAAAGCATCGGCGATAGATTTTCCATCAACTAGTTCAATATTGTCTTTAATAATCTTGGTTGGTGCATGAAAAGATTTCGGATTAAGGTTAATGATCTGTCTTATTCCTTTCcaagtgtttttcatattattaatattattattgaaaaaatcaTTATAATACATTCTTTTGCTGATTCTAAGGAGATggtttaatttatttctgtaaagtttaaattttgaatgtaGATATGGTGATCTGGTTTTTAGATactttttatataatttattcTTTCTATCTATGGATACTTTGATAGCAGGGGTAATCCATGGTTTAGacataaatttaatttctttcttctgcAGCATTTTTAATGGGACATGTTTATCAACAATATtagacagttttaaataaaatgagttAAATAAAGTATTTACATCATAAGAATCTGAGAGAACAGTACTCCAATCAATGAACCTGATTTCATTAACCAATGCAGAATCATTGAAATGAGAATAATCTCGCTTGTAGATTTTAGTCTTGGATGGTAGAtgagaaaataatatttattaataATCAGAAAGTTTGGGAAATGACCAGTGAGATCATGTACAATATTACCACTCACCGAGTAATGCTCAagggaattaaaaaaatattgtcaataagAGTAGCTGAGTGATCAGTTACTCTTGTGGGTTGagaatttgaagaagaaaaaataagagCCAAGAGTATTAATAAAATCATCTGTGGGGAGATGAGTTTCAAAATTTAGCAGATTGATGTTAAAATCTCCCATCATAATGcagtatttttttccttacttATTTTATCAAGGATGGGATCTAAATAATTcttaaatgtttcaaatttagaaATGTTTGGATGTCTATAAATGACTTCACAGATCATATTACTATTTGTCTTAGACTGAATTTCAATCCATAGGGATTGAAAGTCTGGATTATAGGTGGAAAAATCATTTCTAATAATATAAGACAGGTCATTACGAATATAGAAACCAGCTCCCCCAGCATTTGATAAAGTTGGTTGagatataaaaaataattaatgtaacCTGGAATTTCTGTATTTAATAATGGGTCTTGATTaaccttaataattattttggtttcaCTTAGGCCAATCACAGAGAACATCAGGTTTAAATCTGTTAGCATGCAACAAAAGTTATCAAAGTTTGCTTGTAGGCTTCTTATATTGCAATTTAGAGCAGAGAATGATGTATCAATAGAGCAATTTCTAATTCCATAATTACTGTGGAAATCATGAGTTGAGTAATACTTAAAATTTGTTTGTGACGGAATCTGTAGATCTGGATCAAGGTCGGAAAGATGAGCAACATTGCTTACAGTTGCTAAAATATCAAAGCTAGGAAGTGAGTCTAACTTAGCTCTTGCTAACTTTGCAGAGCAGAGGAAATCGGTGTTAGAAGTTATATACTCTGACAACATGCTGCCCAGTATTAAATTTTGCATGATCGTTCCGGAAGAGTAGCGACTAAATTTAGAGAAACTGTGGAAAATTCCCAACGAAAATGACATCGAGCATAGGGGGGGccaaccatttttttcctgaaaaagagaATATGCGGTTGGATGCTCTTATAATTCCtggcttttatttcatttcaacaaaatgttgatacagaactTGAGTAAGAAACTTGATGCACGACACCCACTTCTTGTGCTTCAAGGTCTCTTTGCaagtggctcaaactcactctTGTCACCCTCCTCACACTCGCTCTCACACTCATGCTCTTCAAGAGTTAAAAGATGACTTGCAATACGATACAGCACGACCAGTTATGCAGTGGTTAAATGAAGATCATCGGTGTCctctaaacagatcttcatttaaagaCGCTGCACTAACAACTGACCATGATCTATCAGACTTTGGGGGGGGGGAAcagccatataggtatgtgtcactgtgaagggtatggttttcaagcagtttactctagcatagagtatataaatcagagtgtttgggtctagaataggctatcatttttcatgaaactgaccagttggttgaagattttatctagactaaggaaaccaggaattgctactcagaAATATAAGCAATGAAATCAGCAAGTACAAATTTTCAcaactcagcttcaacagcgttgatacatgactatcataaaacgctactggatattatttaactgtcaaaaatcggaaatTGTTCGTACTAATActggttaaaattaaacaatttattgtCTTGATAATGCATATGTACATGCTTGGCATCGCTCAGATTGTAAACAGCAACTCCAAATTTTGGTTtggtctttcatttttcaattacttacCCTTTTTTATTCAGCTCTCTCAACAGCTTTAGCTGTACATGTTACCAACTGAATTTTGTAATACTCTCTAGAATTATATTACCTTTTTGTGTGTTTAAAAATAACTgtcatgcaaaaaaacaaaagcacattAAAAAAACCTTGTGCATTCACTGTTATTTCTTACAAGATTTTCGAGAAATGGTTTGTTGTCAACTAAATCAACAATATTCATTTTCAGTAAATAACTTTTATGAGCTAAACTTACATCAGTTCCACAAAGATCAACAACTTTTGGCAAATCATCTGATGATAAGTACTTTTGCCATACTGAATAACAATAGATCATGTGTTTCCATTCCAATAATTACATGATTTCATTACAGAGTAGCAAAGCAAATAGATAGTCGCAGCACAATTCACTTTCAACTTTCTGGTTTCACAGGAATGACTCTGAAAGAAGtttctattttaaactttaTTCATTTCCAACCCTTTAAACTCAAATACCGTATTAAATTATGTATACTCTGAAAAAATGGACTAAGCTATTCGGTGATGACACTTCAAGCGCACCACACATGTACCTTGAGGATGAGGTGTCTTCCATAATATCCCTTCatgaaaatgatatattttcaaGCCCACATTACCTTTACAATAGATATATAGCAACTGCAGTATATCCTATTGCCAAGacaaaattgctcaaattttcagatATGAGTAATTGAAAAGCTCTATCTAAGGAGTTACAGTACTGATATCCTTCTATAATTTGCAGTTTCTTGATGAATGGAACCACTCAAGTCTGGCTATATTGAAGGTCACAGTCAGTCTTGAACACATTGAAAACTGTGGGTAATTCTGTATGCATTAAAAACGATCATGCGGTTAACTGAGaaaactcattgcaacacattgttgtcctAATTATAAACACCAACTCTTTAGCTGGGCAATATGGTGCAGTCACTGCTTTGCACGGTCAATGTACAAGTAGCACCCGGGTTTTTCTCTACATCTGCACCCATCTGCACTGAGTTGAAATTTACAATACTCTCATACATCGGTCTGACTCTCATAAAGAGACGTGGGTCTATTACAcattacaacaaaacatttccaaaaatcGACTTGCTCTGTACGTCAGTTTCATTATTCTTCGATTTACCCCCACGGAACAATTCAACAAATACTTCTTTTTTATGTTGTGTGACCTCACTTCACCTTACCCTCTTAGTATTAACCTTACAAACaatttttgtaacttttctAACCTTCACGCAGGAGTATGGCCAAGAGGATTTCGGAATGCTTGGACGAATACGCTCATAAACAAATTCCTTCACTTTTCTGGTCTTGTTTCTCCGACATTTCAGAGTAGGTTCTGGTATTCTACTGGGTTCTCGATCGCCTCTAAATGCAAGATTgtgttttcatatttaaatatgaCATAGCTCGTTTGATATAGCATTTCTTGATACAAGGTTCATTCGAAAGGCATCGCTCGTAAATTGGTCTCTCGTAAAGTTCGGAACTTTGTATGTATATCCAGCACAAAAGCCATCGAATTCCTTTCTTGTACATCCAGCAACGAAACTTCCACGAAAACAGACATTGTTTTAACAAGAGCAGtcttttctaagtctctcaccgaccgacatttccaacagtcgggtcgactcggctcgtcacgaactagacgggtcgtcacgactcgtcaacattttcaggtgacctcaccacctctactatattcacaaatgcTCGATTTTTTCTAactctctcaccaactgacatttccagtagtcgggtcgactcggctcgtcacgaactagacgggtcgtcacgactcgtcaacattttcaggcggcctcaccacctctactatattcacaaatgcaagattttttctaagtctctcaccaactgacatttccagtagtcgggtcgactcggctcgtcacgaactagacgggtcgtcacgactcgtcaacattttcaggcggcctcaccacctctactatattcacaaatgcTCGATTTTTTCTAactctctcaccaactgacatttccagtagtcgggtcgactcggctcgtcacgaactagacggatcgtcacgactcgtcaacattttcaggcggcctcaccacctctactatattcacaaatgcacgattttttctaagtctctcaccaactgacatttccagtagtcgggtcgactcggctcgtcacgaactagacgggtcgtcacgactcgtcaacattttcagacggcctcaccacctctactatattcaccaatgcacgattttttctaagtctctcaccaactgacatttccagtagtcgggtcgactcggctcgtcacgaactagacgggtcgtcacgactcgtcaacattttcaggcggcctcaccacctctactatattcaccaatgcacgattttttctaagtctctcaccaactgacatttccagtagtcgggtcgactcggctcgtcacgaactagacgggtcgtcacgactcgtcaacatttttaGTCGCCCTCACAGTCTCCACTAACTTCAGAAAACAATTTCCTGTTTCTTCACTTCCGCAAAAACCACGACCCGACTTCCGCTTGACGGGTCGTCTTTACCAAAAAGACGACCCGACTCTGTTcgtgtgtattggacaaccctcggtAGCACAAGAGACTAAGATTTGCGTCATAACTTGAGCCCAAACAATGGCAGCCTCAACCCGTGCCTTTTGCTCTTGCTATGACATTTTGCGACACTGCCACTTCCAAGGTTACCTACTCGTGCCAACTTGTGAGCGAACAACTTGTAACGATACTGGATTGTGACATTCTTATAATAGTGTAATCGactatgttttgttttgttttgttttggagctGTTTTGAGTGTAGACACAATGTAAGATATTTTTCGCGTCGATTGTAACACAATTAGGCATTCTTTGACTTGGAGTAACTTTGAATGACGAAAAACATGTGgtgcgagactgtgcattcccaccACTTACACGACATTTTGTCGTCATTCTACCGTCCTGAGTGTACCAGCCGTCCTATTGCGTAAtataagctccctaatatttcaGTGTGACTCGTGCCTCCTTATTTAAAATTCCTGGCGTGTGTGCTCATGACCGCGTTGCGGGGTTACACCAACCATGGGGGCATTATTCAATCTAGGGACTGGCTGCCAAAAGGGGAAGTTGGATATCCCAGGTACCCAACCTCCACTGAGCGATGCAGTTGCTATTCTCGgatttcatgtgacgtcacggcggccatgttggtgtacagaacaacagcgaaaaaagtcttttgggactttgattctattattatgcgaAACTTAAGcgaaattttgccattgttttgtacaccaacatggccgccaaaACCAAGAATTTCATTGGGCTGATACTACAGTTTTTCCTCTGGAGTAAAGTTCTTTATTTCGATTTCTTCGAATAACAGctttattactattttcagCAGTGCTGGCGGAAATTACCATTCTTCGTGGACTTACTTGCAATGACTTTTTGGTAATTAACTCACTCGCTAATTCAATTTATGAGTTCCCATTGTAAGAGTTATTTGAATGTGTAGCTTTGTTCAGAGCCAAATTTAAGAATTATAAGTTACAAAAATTCTGTCATTAACGCCACCAACTTGAATTAAATCTTGATGTCTTGACGTTTGCTTAAATCTATTGAAGTTGAGAAAGTATTGCATCAAATCATTAATTAAAAAAGTAGCCATTAAGCCGAGCAGATGAATTGCCTTAATCGTGATGGCTCGCACTCAATTGAACttcaattgttttttgaattttaccaCAAAACGTTTCAAGTCTTTTCTTAAATTGATAGTCTTAGTTCTCGCATAAAAAAGGGTATGAATAACAGTAATTTAAACcttaaaaaatgagaaaaagagctttAAAAAGTGAAAAGGAGATTTAGTATCTCTATTGTCAAGTTTTTACTGTCCATAAAGTGGGAAACTGTTTTTCGCGggacaaaagtgccaaatgCTGGGAATCAGTCTAAAAACAGACCACACTTACCTCAGTTCAAATGAAAATACTCGTCCACTCTCCAAGCTCAACAAGACTAACTGAATTTCTTGAGACGATTCACACTTATATCTCTGGGCCTTTCTATTGTACTAATTGTGGCTTCTTGACAGGTTATGCGCAGTTGCTCTTGCACAAAAGCCCAAGCATTTAATTGCGTCAAGTGATCTAATGGCCTTACATACTTTTCCTTTGGCAACCAATCAAGTTATTTCCTGAGGTCAACGTTTAGTTTCAAGTATCTGTGACAGATTATAGCATTTGCGTGGCCACTGGAGTGATTCGAAAACTCGAGGTAATACTAATTTCTCAGAGCGCGCACCAACATCCAAATATTAAGAGAAAGTTTGTGCTCCTATTTCACACAGAGCTGACGTGAGCTTTACACAGAATTATTTGCTTCCAGGAGTTAAATGACAATAGAGAATCTAAATAAAACCAACGGTTATTATCAGAAGTTTTCCCGTTTTTTGTCCCTTTGGACAAACATTTCCGCCAAAATTTGCCTCCCGACAGGGTTTGGCAATTATTACAACTTTCCTAATTCATGCAGTTTGCAAGAAAAAGTTAATTTCCAGGGTATAAATTGGAGAGAGACTTCTAAAACATACAATATGAAATTGTGAAACTGACAAATCTGTGCTGAACTTGCTGTTTTGTTAGaccattgccttttttttttaaaggaccGAAATTAACGGGCGCTCCCTAAGGCATCGTTTAGTTAAGACAATTAATAATAGAAGTGACAGTTGAACTGCCTTTGTAACAATAACACTATTTTTGCAGTTCAAAGGTGCAGTTGATGCTTTAGATCTGTTATTTTTTgtgtaataataacaacaaacaaagacCCTTACATCTCACAATACTTGTGAAAATTCTTTGATTTAAGgcgttttaatattttttggaAACCAGTGATGATAAGCTCGTTTCCAACCGTCGATATGATAACAGCTCGACTGCGCATGATCGACCGCTAATATATTTCGGCCAATTATATTTATAATCAATGCTTTATGAAATGCGCGCCATCCTCGATGAAGTGTCAAACAAAGACGGCTGCGAAAAAAGAGTACTATTCTTGCAATTTTCTGCTTTTACCGAATATTAGGAATTCTCTTGGATCTAAACATTGTCTGTCAGTGGGACTTGACATCGGTGACCCTGACATTGAACTTGAGCAAAATCCCAGACGATGTTAACACAGAGACAACTTCTCGCGTGTATGCCAGCTCTTGTGAACACATCTCTGTGTTTATGAATTGGCATCTGATCGTGATCAAACATATCCTACAAAGGTGTCTCGTTTCCTTTCGCTCCTTTGTCAATGCAGACCTCTTGGTTTGCCGGAAAAGCAAAGATTCAGAAGTTGAATTAATTAGCTTTGTAACAATGGCACTATCTTTCAGTTCAGTGGTGCAGTAAAcgctttattttattattttttttcaatgcaTTAATAGCACAGGCAAAGACCTTTTCATTGCACAatgttgaagaaaataattcttGGTTACAAAACGTTTAAAGAGTTTTTGGAAGCCAGAGATGCTCTCGTTTGCAACTACCAGAATGATAATTGTGCGACTGATCAGTGCATAATCTCTTGCTAATATGTAAACAGACTGATATTTTAAGAAATTCTTGCTTCCTTCCTTATGTATTTGGACAAACATTTCCGCCACAATTTGCTTCTCGAGAGGGAATGGCAATTATTACCACTTTCCTAATTCATGCAGATGCTAATTTCGAGGGGTAAATTAGAGAGAGTCTTCTGAAACACAATTTGAAATTGAGGGAACTGACAAAGATGCGCTGAACTTGTTGTTTTAATTAGATCactagtttttttctttatgacTGATTTTTTGATCTGTGAGCGAGCGCGCACTTAATGTATCGTTTAGTTAAGAGAAAAAATTTTAGCCTTTGGGTGGCACAGTTGAATTTAGTCTGCAACGGCGCAAAGTCTAGTTCAGAAACCGTTCAAATTGGTGTACCCCAAGGCTCCATTTTGGGTCCCTTATTGTTTACGTTGTACATCAACGACTTACCAGATTATTTGGAACACTGTGACGTAACTCTTTATGCAGATGATACCGTTCTCTTCATTTCTGACAAATCTCTGCATAATATCAAGTCTTACATGAACTTAGACTTGGAAAAACTGAACAATTGGCTGAAGTTAAATCACTTGACACTTAGCATAAGTAAATCTAAATTCATGATCATTGGTAGCAGTCAACGACTGAATAAGATTGATTCCATTTCATTTAAGGTCGATAACATGGATCTTGATGAAGTGAGTTCGTTTAAGTACTTAGGTATTGTTATCAATAATCGTTTAACTTGGCAAGATCATGTTGATCAAATGTTTTCTAAGATAAATAAAGAAGCTGGGCCTACTTAAACGGATTCGTTATTGCCTACCTTTAGATGCTAGATTGCTATTTTTTAACAGCTACGTTCTACCATTGTTTGACTATGCAGATATCGTATGGGGGGATAGGGGCAATTCCACTTTAATGTTGCAGCTTCAATCTCTACACAATAAagctgcaaaaataattttagattTGCCTATTGGATCATCTGCTAGTGTGGCCCTGAATATACTGAAATGGAAAACTCTCGCAAGACGTAGGGCCGAGCATAGAGCAACTTTTATTTATAAGTGTTTAAATAACTTATTTTCACATCGTTTTAATATAGAATTCAATAAGGATAAACATGATTATAATACTAGACGTAAAAACAATATCCGTAAGAGTGCATCTAGTAGGAATTGGGGGCATTGGACCTTAACAAATTTTGCCTCAAATGATTGGAATAAATTGGACCTCTTAATTAGACAAAGCCCATCATTAGCTAGTTTTAAAAGAGCGTTAAGAAATGTAAATAGtctttagtttaatttttatatattcatatattagtctatatttttcttttctgttctaTTTTAATCTTCGAGGACtcttttgaaaatcacctacCAGTGAAATTGATATcctcaataaagattattaGTATGTAGTATAAActttcatttgcagtctgtccgctttgaattctATCAATGAAACTATTTTTGCAGTTCAGTGGTGCAGGTAAGGCTTTTTTAGTTACAATAATGGCACGAAACAAAGACCTCTCTATTTCACAATATCGAAGAAAATTTCTCGACATAAAACGTTTTAAGAGTTTTTGGAAGCCTCTGTTGATAAGCGCTTTCACAACCATCGGAATGATAATTGCTCGACCGATCTGCGCATGATCGGTTGATAATATATTTTCGCCATTTATATAATTATGATTAATACTGCTTGCGCTGCGCGCCATCCTCCATGAAGTGTCAAACAAAGTCGGCTGCAAAATCTTTTTTAAAAGAGTACTATTCTTGCAATTGTCTGCTTTAACCGAATGTGAAGAATTCTCTTGGATCTAAACTTTCCGTCTGTCGGTCGGACTTGACACGGGTGACCCCAACATTGAAATTCTAGGCTGCGTTTTGTGCAAAATCCTAGACAATATTAACACAGAGACAACTACTCGCGTGTATGCTAGCTCTTGCGAACATATCTCCGTGTTTATTTATGAATTGGCATCTGATCTTGATCACACATATCCTACAAAGGCGTCTCGTTTCCTTTCGCCCCTTTGTCATTGCAGACCTCTTGGTTTTCCAGCCGAGGAAAGATTTAGGGGTTGTTTTAATTAGCTTTGTAACAATGACAATATCTTTGCAGTTCAGTGGTGCAGTTAACACTTAAGTTGGTTTTCGATGCAACTGATAATAGCACAAAACAAAGACGTTCTTATTTCACAATGTTAAAGAAAACTCTTTGATAAAAAGCGTTTGAAAAGTTTTTGGAAGCCAAGGATCCTCTCGTTTTCACTACCAGAATGATAATTGTGCGACTGATCAGCGCATGATTTATCGCTAATGTACAAACAAACAGATATTTTCAAAAGCTAATGTTCAAACAAGCAGCCTCTTGACAGGGATTGGCAATTGTTACCCCTTTCCTAATTTATTCAGTTTGTATGAAAAACTTAATTTCGAGACGAAAATTAGAGAGAGTCTTCTGACACGCAATTTGAAATTGAGGAAACTGACAAAGCTGTGCAGAACTTGTTATTTTAATTGGAGCACTAGTTTTTtctttatgattattatttgacCTATGTGAGCGCGCGCGCACTCAATGTATCTTTTAGTTAAGCAATTTAAAGAATTTATATGGAAGAGTTCAATTAGCTTTGTAACAATGAAACTATATTTGCGGTTCAGTGGTGCAGATAATGCTTTACTCTATTTTCGTTTCAATAATAACCCCAAGCAGAGACTCCTCTGTTTCACATTACCGaggaaattaaaattttttgatATAAAGCGTTTTAGGAGTTTTTGGAAGCCACTGCTGATAAGCTCTTTTACAACCATCGGAATGATAATTGCTCGACTGATCTGTACGTGATCAATCGCGAAtatattttggccattttcaattataataaatattGTATGAGCTGCGCGCCATCCTCGATGAAGTGTCAAACAAAGACGGCTGCGAATACTTTTAAACGAGTCCTATTCTTGCAATCGTCGGCTTTAACTGAGTATTAAGATAATTGCGTTCTCGATGAACAACAGAACACATCCTAATTTCGTTTCGCATGCGCGAAgaatcgagattttttgtgaAGACGGCAAATCGGCCGCCCctccagtttttctttcaaggGCTTtggggcctcgttttcgtgtacaTCGATTCAAGTCCCCTGGGCCTGCTAAGAATTTTTCACACAACCCAGTTTTCCATGATCACACCACATAACCTGtagaacgcacttcctaatATTTGAATACAACTAGTATAAAAAAATTTTGACACAGAGCCGACCGTATGCGCGCGAATCCCAGCCCTTACGGACACATCTCTGTGCTTATGAAATGGCATCTGACCGTGATCACATATATCCTTCAACGCCAAGGCTTTAAATCCCGCTCAAACGGTAATGATAGTTGGTGATAGTTGATGATAGATTTAACTCCATAGCGCAAAGGATTGGCAATctcattcattttattttgtcccTCTTTTTTTCTGCGGCCTTCATCAATTTGCCGAAGACCTTTTTCTGACAATTCATATGTTTCTGAATTTCTTCTAAGGCCATATTCTTCATTCTGGTCAAATCCAATTTGTTTTCTCCATTCATGGCGTACAGGAAAGGCCCTCCCACTCGTTACAGTGTGTTCCACTGTTTTTATGCACATGCGAAATTTCCTACGCGGGTTCAAGTCTCCACGGAAATTACAATTCAACCTATGTGCAAACAAATCATTTCGTTCCCGATCACTGTGATCCTGTGCCATTCTTCTTCGTGAATCACGTTCAAATATCTGCGTTTTCTGTCTTTCCATTCGACTACGTAAGGGCCCACAACCTCTAACACCATCCTCAGTATCTCTTGGAATGCACAACAACTTCTTATTGTGCTTGAAAGCCCATCCATGACGCCTTTCGACTGCATTCAAGTGAAAGCCACTGTCCAACAAATCCGCTGTGTCCCTATACAAGGGGTGAAGTCTTTCGTTGTATTTGCTTTTCAAATCACAACTTTCTTTTATCATTGTCGAGGCATCGTAATCAATCAATTCTGATGGAATCTCTATTTGTCCATCTTGACGTTCTTTGTTTGAAGAGCTATTGATCATCGCTTGTTCACTGAGCGATGTCGCGTAAAACCGACTTGCCTCATTTTGACTCAAAGAAGCCACGTGACACTCTTGTGCCGCAGCAGGTGATAACACATTCAAGCACCCATCATTTGCAACTGAGATACAGCTCTTGTCATAATCAGAATTCTCTCTGAAAATCCGAggaaataaaatacaatttaaaaataattatagtgTCAAACTTCGCAactaaaatatatttcttgttGTTACAAATTGAGACTTGGCGCAGATTTCTATCATTCATTTGGCAAGAATGGCGATCAGCATCTCAAGGTTAAGTCTAGGGAAGGCGTAAAGCCCTCCTGTACGCCTGAGGTAGCAGCTGAAGGGAAAAGAGCCTTCGAATTGCCTCGACCTATTTGCTATTTTGAGGCTTATCCGGAATCAACTCATCTGAGGCGAATAACTTTAAActacttgaaagaaaaaaaaaagtttatatACAAGGCTGAAGTAAACATCAGAGAAGTTGATTTTTTTCCACTCTGTGCAGACTTGTTCACAGAATACTTACAGGTAAAAGGAGATCGCACAGAAAGGGGCAACCAAAACATCACCAGTAGGCTCTAAAAACGGAAAGAATAATCAAGGCATTAACAATAAGTATACTGAACAGGTCCGTGGCTATCTTACGGCATGAAGGCGCTGTGGTGCAGAGGTGAAGGTTCAGATCTGAAGGTCAGTGGTTTTAGACCTGACtccatcttggccttttttgtCCTTCAATAAAACTTGAACTTCACTCCACTTCATCACCTCTGACTTTCGTATGTAAATAGCTTCACTCAACACAAGTAACTCGGATATGGAGTAGTATCTCGTCCAGAGCGACAACAAGTAGTCACAGTTGCATCACGTTACGGAAACAGCGATAAACTCTGGTCGTCAATTGTGCCCAGAAATTCAAGTAAATGGAAGAATGCTCTATTTGGATGTAAGCGTCACGGAGTGTCTCATTGGGCATCAGCGAAAACCACCtcagtttttgtttgtgttggTTTCTGTATTTAGGTTTGGTTTGGGGCTACTGTTTTTGCCTCTGTCCGTATTTTACACCACATGTGATGGTAAAGTTGACGAAAAGAGACGCTAATTGAGTTGGCATAAATTAAATTGAGTGAAGTCCTGGGCACATCTCAGTGACTTGTGCGTGACATTGCGTTTTCCTTAACTAGTGGTGCACTTGTCCTAAAGATCAGGCCCCGGTTGTTCAGCGGTTGGATAGGGCAATCCAGAGAATAACTAATATGAGAACTTATTGAGTTTATTCAATGGTGGATAGTAATTTAATCAATCAATATACTGATATCAACTCTTTGAACGACCGGGGCCAGGACAGGCGACGTTGGTCTTATTTCATTCGCCGGCCGCATGGTTTTCGCTAATTTATGTATGAATTCTAAGAATTGTCGAAGCCATGTCACCTTTCATTGTCATCCATGGATGCC
This genomic window from Acropora muricata isolate sample 2 chromosome 2, ASM3666990v1, whole genome shotgun sequence contains:
- the LOC136909067 gene encoding uncharacterized protein, coding for MNLRRSFVKLAEYNLGEEIGQGGFGCVFSGTRKVDNLPVAIKLVEKSSVTEFFEIDGQKMPSEAYFLNKVQHRHVVKFYQGFTLEDYYVYVMERPQNCQDLEDVLDERHLTEDESRRYFKQILDATIFCEENGVVHRDLKPANILLDERTDEIKLIDFGLASKLQYEPYNTFRGTKAYMPPEFVRFGWYDGSQSTVWALGMILVNLLSSSMAYRKPEEALSRSPRLKANVSQEARDLVSTMLNINPLIRPSLKQILRHPWMTMKEPTGDVLVAPFCAISFYLENSDYDKSCISVANDGCLNVLSPAAAQECHVASLSQNEASRFYATSLSEQAMINSSSNKERQDGQIEIPSELIDYDASTMIKESCDLKSKYNERLHPLYRDTADLLDSGFHLNAVERRHGWAFKHNKKLLCIPRDTEDGVRGCGPLRSRMERQKTQIFERDSRRRMAQDHSDRERNDLFAHRLNCNFRGDLNPRRKFRMCIKTVEHTVTSGRAFPVRHEWRKQIGFDQNEEYGLRRNSETYELSEKGLRQIDEGRRKKEGQNKMNEIANPLRYGVKSIINYHQLSLPFERDLKPWR